A DNA window from Scylla paramamosain isolate STU-SP2022 chromosome 10, ASM3559412v1, whole genome shotgun sequence contains the following coding sequences:
- the LOC135103992 gene encoding uncharacterized protein LOC135103992, translated as MNIANAVLTSFPAILRNSDLEEHELQLQWKLRIQRKFQNSRKRQDSSVTEVTSRKKKIPCIAPKETTCPLMYGVKAYLPPRPHSEDDESLDRHRQWLALHWMKKDPELDKIMKEFLRLEPQADEPDPRVAVLKGLEKYRLPIIAILKKRKAVPLYIETLLEAKSPR; from the exons atgaatatcgcaaatgctgttttgacatcatttcctgccatcctgagaaacagtgatctcgaggagcatgaattgcagctgcaatggaaattgcgcatccagcgcaagtttcagaattcaagaaagaggcaggattcctcagtgactgaggtgacgtcaaggaaaaagaagatcccttgcatagcgccaaaagagactacgtgtccactgatgtatggagtaaaggcttaccttccaccaaggccccattcagaagatgatgagtcattagacagacatagacagtggcttgctctacattggatgaagaaagatcccgagttagataag ataatgaaggagttcctgagattagaaccacaagcggatgaaccagacccaagagtagcagttttgaaagggctggagaaatataggctcccaataattgccattctcaaaaaaagaaaagcagttcctctgtatatAGAAACCTTACTTGAAGCTAAATCCCCACGATGA